The DNA sequence taaactaatattaataatagaGCTGTCGGATGGATTTTGCTTTCTTGGTGTATGACACCTAAATCAACTTCAGTTAATATTTATGATCAGTTTACATAATTGACACAATGCCCTGAGCTATACAAAGTAGAAGCAAGATGTCTCTCCAACCTACACTGGATTCTGCAATTACATTGAAATTATCTTGTCAAAACGCCGAAGATAATCACCTAATAATTACTACTGTGATGAAACTACAGTATTGTTAACTCACAGAGATGAATCATCTTTTGTGAGTGAATGAGCGAGTCAGAGGGAATTGATGAAATGGTGGTCTAAAAATATCTTTGCACAGCAAACAGGTTTACGTTCTTACTGAGAGTAAGAACATCAGAGCATTGATGTTTTTAGgctatagagaatgtgaagaatTGCATTGTACTGCTTGTTGTGAGGTTTCCCCTGTCTTTTTGTTGGTGAGTtgggtctgtgtgttttttttttactctttgtcACGATTCTGAAAAGCGTTGTTGCAGTAGGTCACTGCTGCTGTCATAGCAGGTCAACCACTGGACAACTTTTCATGTTCACTGTGCCTTCTCTTCCTCATTctctcttcccatctccatTTTGATcaatttaaacatctttttagccaaacaaaagaaatgcagGTAACTCAACCACAGGTAAACAGACTAATCACCATGTGATATTTTGTGTATATAACCTGCATAAAAACTGTATGGAGGGAGTATGTGCAAAATTAATTCTTGACCAGCTCCAGACTTCAGGAATCACAGACCAAAATAGTGTGGCACATAACCGTTTGCAATTACTTTAGGCAAAGAAGACACCATGTGTTATTTGAGGGGCTTTAgtggtgattcagttgtgatgctaagctaagctgatTATCAACtcgttattgttttattttgaacatatAGCTTCTCATCCAAGTTTCAGCAAGAAAACAAGTAATACTTGACTTTGCTGTATTCATGTATTAGTGCTAGGGTAGAGGATTGTCAGTAAACCATCTGTACTAAAAAAGCATCATACCTGCTTATCATATCTCAGCAATTAAATCCAGCTGTTCTTATGCATTTATTAAACCACCAGTTCTTAAGAACtgaaagtaaatgaaaatgcCTTATTTATGAGGTTCCGTGCTGTTTTCAAATGAGAGTACTTTCCAGAAGAAGCATCtcttgaattttaaaatcaaagacTGACTGTAATCAATACTTGGGGTCGATGTGGGCATCATATAATTGCAACAGGCCCCTACTAGGACAGTACAAATGCCTCCCTGGAGTTTTGTggcaaacataaaaatgttgacAACAAAAGACCATTTAATATGAGCAGgttcctccccccccccccccccccccttttataTTTAGAGTGAAAGAAAAGATGTAAGTTAACATTTGACCTCTTCAAGTGGCAACACCTTTTTGTCAGTGTGGTCTGTTGTCACCTGAACTTAAAAGACTGAAGTTTCTTCACTTTTTGAAATGGTAAATCTTATTTTACATTGTGTGTCAATGTTCTTCCGTCGAGTAAAAACCTTGTATGTGGGGTGTTTTGGTGCTTTCAATGTGATGGCAAACCTATAAACAGCTGAAACTAAACAGTAACACAGTCTTTAAACACATTACACGGGAACTTGTTTGCACAATATAACATGATTTGAATTGTTGTAGGAAAAATCTGGTATAATATGCTCAGATAAATCTTATTTTGGTGAATAGGGAAGGGGGCCTTAGAATCAGTTGTGGCATACATATACCATGAAAAATGGATGAGTTCTACCTCTCCAGACTAAAATTAGACAGAAACCTAATATGGTGAGTGTCCTTCAAGTAACACTGATTTAtaagcaacaacaacagagggACTGTGAGAAAATCTGCTACTCTACAAAACACTTGCCATGATAGGTAGGGAAACGCAATTCCAGTTGACACACCGTGGAAAATCAGATTATTCCTTTTGGTGGAAACCTAAGCAGCCATTGAAATGAAGCAATACTGTCCTTTCAAGAAATCATTCTTCACAATATGATTATTGTGTGACTGTCCTTCAGTGACAACGATGCTGAGGTAGAATATAAAGTGGCATTAAGCATAAATGTACAATGAAGTATGAATATTAATACAAACTTTTCACTACTAGTTGCTACAGATTTGACTGTGTGCATGgtaatattggaaaaaaaaaaacctgacttTCATAACCTTGCTGGCTTCCTCTTTCTGTTAGAATGATGGCCAGTTATCAGATCAGATATGCAGTAGGTGTCTCTTACACCATTGTTAATGTGGCAGGTGGTGTACAGTAGCTTTTTAGTCGCtttcaaaaagcaataacatgaaaacaaagatgtgTTTTGTAACGCAGAGAAAGTGGGATGATCATTTTTGTGTGGATTTGTCAACACATGCAACCATTTTCACATTACTCATACCTAATATGTTGTTAGTAATACGACTATTTATAGAACAAATTTAGATTTTGTATTAGTATTTCATATTtatctgcttttcatttatcAGAATGCGTCAAGCTTAATATTTTAGTCTAATTGTCAGTGTTGCTGTATGAGTTGCATTTTTAAGCTTCTCTCCGTGCCACATTGTAAGTGTTCAGGTAATAGCTGGTAACTATTTAAATGCGAGATGagacaaatatgtaaaatccGATCTAACTGGCATAACTAATATTGTTAATGAATtgaacattaaatgttttaaatgtaacaagTAAAACTGGCAGAAGCTGCTGTGACATAATTCAGCTGGTAGGGGAACATGATTCTCACCTTATTCATATCCTCAGTATGGAAGCAGTTATTGAGGTTGTAGTGTAGAACTGCTTTGCCATCGCTCCATCTGTCTGAGCAAACACCGACTAAGTTACAACAGGAATTTTCTAAATCCAGAAACTAGAAGGTAAAGAAACACCACCTCGTGGGGGTTGCAGCACAGCAGAAGTGCAACAAGCCACATGGTGGAAGACAGGATACACTGCTGATGGCTCAACAAGGCACCGCTTCAGAGAAAACATGGCCAGTGGTGCAGAAAGGAGCTGTTTAATTGGCAGAGTTTGAATGCACAAGCACTAATTAGCCAAGAAGAACACGTTCAAGTTCCAAATCCCAACAGCATCCTGAAAACTCCGTTGACATTTTGCACTCTGCAGGATGGTCAGTGGGTGTGCAGACTGCCACAATTCCCAGAATAGAAAATGCACTTATTAGTTCTGTGAATACACAACGAATTATCACTGAACTGAGGGCGGGCTatagtaaaagtacacaattCAACATCTCTATTAGCTTAAAGCTCCTCCACAATATTATATATGCAGTGAGGTGTCTGTTACATCCAAGATCTATTAAATGCATATTGCATCCAAATcaattttgaataaatatggTGACCAGCTATGACCCGAACACAAAGGGAAGTTAAAGATCTAAAATAATTGCATGTTTCTTTGTTGAGACAGCTTAAAACAGAACTCGTACCTCTCTCGTGTTTTGTTGATTCAATGTACCACAACAAAATTCCTCTTTGAATCAGCGTTAAATTCCCTGTGAAACACTATTAGCATAAAATGCAAtttgcacacacatttgtttgtgcacaCGCAGACGCAAAACCTATGATTAGTTTAACGATGTGTCCTTTCAGCTTAGTTATCATGCCAACTATGTTATGTTGTATACCAATGCTGCCACGGTAATTGCCAACATGCAAACACGCTCATGCGAAATAATTCCATTATTCATGCCACTGTTATATACGGAAATGAGCAAGAGCGGCAGAGCAGTCGGGctatgtttaatatttcaagAGAAACAAtagtgtgaatgaatgaatccaCTTTTTCTGACTGCTGCAATCTTAAgtgacaaattatatttttaaagaattactttttttttggaacaaatGAGCAAAACATACATTAAACATCTTTGCAGAGGTTGTAATGGGAGTGAGGCGAATACAATatatgttgaagaaaaaaattcttTCGAAGAAGCTGGGTGGGAAATAATTGCAGCCATATGAATTCAAAGCCTCACACGTGCAGGACTGTGGGATGAGGAAAGATGATTTAGTAGAGATGCACCATAACCACAAAAATGAGCCAATCTCTTCAACATTTAGCTTGTTGCAGTCCTGCAGATGATTCTCTCTCACCAAGGTACAACACAAAGAATTATTGTTAAGGGCTTATTATTAAAACGGCAAGAAAAGTTTAAGCACAATTTAGTCAATAAAATTCATTATTATGTCATTAATAATTTTGAGGCGATCAATACTTTTCAACATTAATTGGTGCAGTCCAATTAAGTTCTCCTCAGTTAAAATATGTTTGCTTTGCTCCTGTCAAAGGCCACGGATCTGGAAAGAGGTTTGATAATGAACTGGGATGTTAGGGTGCTCATCTTGACAAATAGGCCCACAGATTAAAATCAACATGTGCACAGAGCATTGCCTGAGTATAGCCGTCATCACTTTCTCCGACCTTACTCGGTTAAAATCATATTAGAAATCGCAGTCAACCCAAGCAAACAAGGGTTTTATGTAATCTTGTAAGCGTGGCTTTCCacatttctttgtgtatttctgcTTAATCTTACACTCTCTTATTTTTTCTccacactctcactctcacagtGACTCATGCATCACCCTACAGCTCCTTTTCAGCTGTCAGATTTTCTACAGTTTCACTGTGATTCTAATTCAATTCAGAACCAAATCCCAAAACACTCAACCCTGTAGGCTGCCCTTCTCAGTGACCCCCCCCCAACATTACCATTTACCCAGAATTCTGTGGGAGCTTGCATGTTTTCCAACTTGCCCATGGCACAGTTTCAAATGTTCATAAAATTATGGCTAAACTCAAAGGATGTGAGAAGAGACGGTCATTCCACAAGTTTCTGAGTGCCACCTACAGTAGCTCTCTCTGAGCCACACTGTCATAGCTGAGAGTCAGATACCGGTCAGACACTCTGTAACTTCTTCAACTGACCCTCAATTAACCTTAACTAACATCAGCTAAGTGCTTTCGtagtataaaatgtaattacagttgagttaaaaaatgttttcacacaagTCTGGcatatcattttaattattttactatatttcTTATATACACTCTTTgaccattttgttacttttgctgataaaataacttttgtacttgctgaatgtgcattaaatattttgctgatgaagaaaaaatattattagttttatttgccattttaaaataatgcgaagaaaatgtttatatatgCATAACtgattataattttattaaaatatttatattaaaaagctTATTTACTAAAAGAATCCTGCACCCATAGACATTTAATGACTTTGTCATTAATTTTAAGTTATGTTACATATGTTAGTTTAATGTTCCCGAATTGATTCTTCTTCTACCTCTGTATTTGTTCTGCCCCTTCAACTAAATGCTCCAGGACTTTTACTAGCATGAGCGTGagccttttactttttatttccagtACCCTGTTTTACAGTtaccaaacaaaacattacattttgagacattaaaccaaaaatggcagaaagagaGTAAGATGCATTTCTGGTCTCCTTCAGCACCAAAGAAGATTGTCtgcatttttggcttttttcatTAGCATTCCACTATGTTTACATTCTGCTTTTTAGTGCTGGGAAAATATCATACAGTTAGTTAGTTTCCTCCTCAGAAAATGATGAGGTGTTTTAGTTTTGCtctgaaaacagtaaaaatcagtaaaaacaGTAACTTAGCACAACTTAGCACAAAGGGGAACTGCAGAGTCACGCAATAACTATCTGCTGGTTCGTCTCTTAAGCTTTTACTTTTCACACAGCgcatacagtacattataaaGTACTTtcttaaatttttaaatatcttagATGACTTTGTCAAATAGTCTTTTTCATATGATCAATGCTTAAAGAgccaaattaaataaacataattcagtgttgtggacaaaataaaaggtGAGAACTTCCAAGGAGTGGGATACTTTTATACACAATCTagaaataatgttaaaaatatattttgatggAGAtcataaatgtaactttatattaataataagtCATTTAGATGTGACACTGTGGTTTAATGATCAACTACCACTGGGTTTAAATGTAGCATCCTTTTCCTGAATCTTGTAATTGTGACCACACTTCATGAGTTAGCAGCTGTCTGTTCTTATTCTGTATTTAGCAACATgtagaaaatgattttttttccccgttCACTCTTTCCGCCACCTGTCATTTCCAGAAAGTCTAAAAAGCTTCAACCAGCTTTTGCTGGAAGAATGAAGCTCTCTGTAAAACAAGTAAGTTGATCTGCAGTTAATTCCGAACAGGTGCCAAgcaagaaaaatctaaatgggAGCTACACAAGCCAAAAATTTGTCTACATTGACCTTAAATGATTGATTTTAATCCTACCAGTGTTCAAAGAAATGGCTTATCAATGCTGGCATTCTTGCTACAATTTAAGGATTTGTTACGTCTGGCAGACTTTATCACACTGTTTTATCTTTGGCTCCTTGGTTCTTCCAGACGTGTATTTCTTGAAACCATATTCTGATTCTCTACGGTGAaactattacattacatgtcagCCCTTATCGGCTATCTATTCACTCATTCTGTAGAGAAACTTGTCATAAAGGCAAATAACTGAAAaccaaaatacagaaaactgaaGACAGCTGTATGCTGGATATAGATTGGAACATCAAACAGAATCAAAGCGACATTATTTTTCAAGGTTATGCACATGAACAAGCGCTGAAGTACTATTTTAACCCAAGGACATGATTCACGGTTTTAGGGAATCCTTATTATATACATGTCTGCATTGTGTAGCCTGTGTCAAGACAGATTATAATCTGTTGTATTTAATGTAATTCTGGCACGTCTTCCAAGGAgatttgcagtttaaaaatgtagagAATGCTCTTTAGAGTCTGATGCATGTACTGTTTGCAAATAAGGTCTTTCCAATTGCCTGTCAGAGAAGCTGTCTCTCCCTTTAAGGTTTAACtctggagaaaataaaaagaagtgcTCCAGCATGGTGATAGTGTGCTTTTTCTGATGTGAGCTTAAATAACTTACGAGGCTGTACTGTTTTCATGTCCAACTCTGAACAGAGCTGCGTTAGGACTGCATGCTGCATGACACACAACTCTCCAACACATCACCAGACCAGTTCCCCACTGCAGACAACAGACAACTGGACTGTAATTATTAAACAGCGAAACTGTGATGAACAGAGGCTGACGGGTAAAGGCAGACTGATAAATACACAAAGGCAGGAACAGGCTTGTGGACAGATAACAGGGGATATATATAGACAGATATAGTTACCAGTGCACCAAATGGATGGGCAACAAGACAGGTAGACAAATAGCAGGACGATCAGAATGACAGCTTGGAAACACCTCAAACTAGGCTCTGCTATACCAATGAAACTGAATTTCCATCAGTGTATttactttgtgtcttttctgtatGTGAGCACTAAAGCACCATGAAAAAATATCACCACGCTtactatatttctatatttccttttttcattagTGTGATTGGCAGGCTACATAGAACGAATAGGAGTAAGGGTTTGTAGTTGCTGTGGCAACGGCCTGCTCTTTGTTAAAGGCTACATTCCTGGCATCTGATGTGTCTGCGCTGTGATCGATAAAATCCCAGCCTGCAGGGACTGATGAACGGACCGGGGCTTTTGCCAGGCCAGCCAGGACTCGGGGAAAGAAACGGAGTTAGGTGGAAGATGTGTgaacaggaagacagagagataaaAGAGCGATAGAAAGAAGAGGGAAAGAGGAGGGAGACGGAGATGCCAGTAGCGCTGCTGATGCTGCTACTGTTGAGCTGGGCAGAGGGCTGTGGGAAAGAGAATGAGTGAATGTGCGCCGCAGCTCCCTCTTCCTTATCTTGGCTTTTTTTCTGAACGTCACTCACTTCACTATCAAAGTAAGGTATGTGTCTGTCCGCGTGCTCATCATTTGCTTACAGCATTGGCAGGATTTGGCTTTGTCGTGAATGACAAAGCTCTGCAAGCAGCCAAAAGCCTTTACAAAAGGTGCTTTTTGATATTTCTAgcatttttctttgcctttgtgATAATGCATTCAAATTTCCGCCGCTCACAGATGTGTCTTACATTCTGCACACCCAATTGGCAAAGATAGCCATGAGGAGAATGCAGATAGTACTGGTAATGAGGCAATTATGGCCAGTCTCTCTGTCTACATAACCATCTGTCAATTCAACAACCTGTGGCTGCAGGAAGGTGTTTTTCTATCAAGGTCTGTGTCTTTCCGAGctgtgaagagagaaaataatgttttacagaGTCAAACTATTTATCTAGCCCCTCGTTAACCCGTCGTCATCTCTTCTTCCCGTGAACCCCTCTGTGTGGTGATTTTTCGCTGaagaaattaacaaaatgttaaagacGTGACAAAAAGAGGAGAGCAACAATCAAACAAATTCACTGCGCCGTGAACCGCAACTGGCAAACATTAACCAGTTTCAACGTGAATCTGTGAAAAAGTGGACTAATGTCTGGAACAAACTTAAAACAGATGTATTGAATATTAAGAAGCAGTAATTTGTGATTACAAGCAGTAAAATGGTAACAAGAAAAGCAATAAGGCAGTGAGGCTAAAAAACAGTTGGAAGCAagattatgtaaatgtattcagcTGTTAATTTTCACAGCTCTTGTGTTCATTGCTGgcttttttcttattatttaatgaaatttgaaaaaagaagcattttcCATGTAAAAGGACATATGTTTAAATGCAACATCTTAGCAATACATATAGAAATGTTGTGTATTCAGTGTAAAATTAAACAATGGGACATTTAGATGAGTCAGTACGATTCTTATTCTCATATATGTTTGTTTCCATTAATTCCATGAATCCATTAGGGCTTATGTGTGTGCTCTGTGCATTTTCTTATAGAAGCTgggtttgtattttattcttaacGGCTGAACACAATGTATTGCATTTGctacatgcagacagacatgcaCTGTGACCAACATAAACTCAAGAGCAGTAAAGCCACATAGGCATTTAGCCTCACTGCACCATCTCTAGCGAGAGTCATTTTCTTGCCATCAGGCTCAAACTTCTTCCATCATCATAAAGCATCTCCAGTTAGCCTGCAACCTTTTGTGCTAACACAGTGATGAACGTTtacatttttctgctgctgataTTTCTCTTGCTCTGTCTTGCCCTGCTGTGAGTTTAATTCCATTTTATCCACCTTGCCAGGAAGAGGGACAGTTCATTATAGGAGACATAAAGTGTAAAAGGTGCTGGGGATGTGGGGGTGCAGACAGGTGAAAAAAGTCCGAGTCGGGTGTTCTAACACATTTCTTGTACTTGTATTGTGTCTTACAGGGCTTGTCCGTGATGGTGCTCTGTGTGGACAAGAAGCTGTGCCATGACAGAGGGCAACGTGGGTAAAAGAGACATGAGACACCCAGCCCTGCACCACTGCCACCTCTTCCTGGGCGGGGCTTTGCTGCTTCTCCTGGCCAGCTCAGCTCTGTGTTGCCCCGCCCGCTGTGAATGTTCTGCCCAAAGCAAGTCGGTTAGTTGCCATCGCAAGCGCCTGGCCACGATCCCTGAAGGGATTCCCATCGAGACGCGTGTCCTGGACCTCAGTAAGAACAAACTACGCCTCATCACGCCGGAAAACTTCTCATCGTTCCAGCAGTTGGAAGACTTGGACCTCAGTGACAACCTCATTAGCGTGGTTGAGCCAGGCTCATTTCGCTCCCAGCTTGCTCTCCGCTCGCTTAACTTCTGCAGTAACTTGCTTCAGCTGATTCCTGCTGGTGTGCTGTCAGGCCTGACGAACCTCACCCGTCTTGACCTCAGCCACAACCGGCTGGTGGTTCTTCTGGATCATGCCTTTCAGGATCTGCGCAGGTTGTCATCCCTTGAGGTGGGTGACAACGAGCTGGTTTTCATCTCTCAAAGGGCTTTTACAGGATTACTTGGACTCCAGAGTCTGACCCTGGAGCGGTCCAATCTAACCGTGGTCCCTACTGATGCCCTCGCACATCTGCACAGTCTAGTTGAACTGCGCATGCGCTACCTGAGTATTAATTTTCTAAAGCCTTTCTCATTTAAGAAGTTATCTCATCTCCGCCGACTAGAGATTGATTACTGGCCCTGGCTGGACACACTATCTCCCCTCTCACTGAACGGCCTCAACCTCACAACATTATTCATAACCAACACTAACCTCTCTGCCTTCCCCGGTGCAGCACTGCACAACCTGCCTTACCTCACACATCTCAACTTGTCCTATTGCCGCATCCATCACATCCATCAGGGTGATTTGGGGCAACTCCCACACCTGCTGGAGCTCCGCCTTCAAGGAGCCCAGCTGGTTTCTATCGAGCCTTTTGCCTTTGTAGGCCTCACATCTTTGCAGCTACTGGATGTGTCACAGAATCGTCTGGACTCGCTGGAAAGGGGAGTGTTTGCCTCAACAAGCAGTCTCCAGAGGCTTTGTCTGGGTGGAAATCCATTAGTGTGTGACTGCAGATTGCTTTGGCTGCTCAATAGCCACAAGCCCACCTCTCTGCAGATTCAGGATGCCCAGCCTGAGTGCAGTGCCCCAGAGCATCTCCTAGGGAAAACTCTCCGTGACCTCAAGGAACCTCTGGTCTCTAGGTATATGACCTGCACTAAACCACGGATTGGACCCAACATGACCCAGCTGCTGATGGCTGATGAGGGTCAGCTGGTTCGCCTGAGCTGCATGGCGGAGGGAGCACCACGGCCCTCTGTGGTCTGGATTACACCTCACAGACGCTACGTCACAGCCAAAAGTAGTGGCAGAGTTGAAGTCCAACCAGATGGTACCCTGGAGATCAAGGCAGTAGAGCTGCATGACAGTGGGGTGTACTTATGTATCGCTAGCAACCCTGCTGGCAACGCTAGCCTGTCAGCCTCTTTAGCTGTGAAGAGTCTGGGCATTGGGGACAGATTTCACAATAGCAGCAGGAGCTCAAACTATCTGACAGACTCTAACAGCACATCTGGGAATGGGACAGTACTGTACAACATGACAGTCCCTATAGACATTAAGACCATCATTATATCTACAGCCATGGGCTGCCTGTCCTTTCTAGGTGTGGTCATCTTCTGCTTCCTGCTTCTCTTTGCGTGGAGCCGAGGCAAAGGACGCCATAAGAGCAACTTTGACATTGAGTATGTCCCTCGCAAATCCAACGGGGGAGCATCTGAGGTGACAGAAACCAGTGGCCCACGACGGGTCAATATGAAAATGATCTGAAAACAACACAGACCGAAGACGACACAGTGCACACATATCagctgaaaaaagttttttctatgACACAGTGGATTTGTGACAAAAGAAAGTGATGTACTATTATAGTGGGTGTCAATATGACGGTGATCTAGTGATAAAGTGGACatgtgaatataaaatatatgaatatatgaaaCCGTGGACGTGTTTATATGACATAATGTTCTCTTACAGTACATTGAATATAATACTATAATCAACATATCAATATGGGAGTGACATAGTGCTGCACTAGGCATGTGTTTCAGTGGTGATTTGATAAGTGATGATGTTGTCGACTCGCCGTGACACCAAGGTGAAGGAAGGAGCTGCTGGGAGTGACAGGGGTCATCTTTGCTTGGCAGTAGAGTCGTCATTGCTGGAACATGTCAGGACTAAATTGTTTAATACTCATCTTAGCTGCAGTGTGAACGGTGTGCGTCGTGTTCATgggtgcgtgtgtgcgtgtatgtgtatgtgtgcgcgcatgttgcgtttgtgtgtttctttgtgcatgtgcacgCATTGCCTTCCTCGTTGGATGGAGTAATTCAAATGAATGATTGGGCCCAAAGCATTTTTACAGGcctttatttctgtttagttATTGTAACAACAGTATTGTCACTGTTGCgtaaaaaaaaacgaaaaaacaaaaaagaggatCTATCTATGTTTGTATGCAAAACCACAATTATAATCTTCAAGATAAATGCTGCATACATTTTGAAACAGGTCATTATCCGCCGTGAAATTACTCCAACGTTACACAGGGATTTTTCTAAACTGAAGGAGATGTTAGGTACACACAGTAGTTCCAATGTGAAGCTTTGTCTTTACCGTAGAGCTCACTTTTCAGCAGCACTTACACACCTTTTTTGAGAAATAGCAGTGGTCAGTGGTGTTATTACTCTGGCTTCCAGCTGTAGAAGTGGCATGTTAAACCCGTTTTATAACATAATAAATCATGGGCAGATTTTCCTGGCAGACAAATCCCTTGATATGATAAAAAAGAGTCGGTTACCAGACACAATGGCAAAGATTTACTGGTTGGTGCCCTCTTTGGGAAAAGACAAAGTTGAGCTTCACAGATTTATGGGTTGAATTTTGCTCTTCTCTCATATTTCTTTGATCGCACCACTTCAAGCTAGCACGTCCAGATTCTTCCCTCGGGCACCACGGGGTTCTGGGTATTTCATAGATGGCAATTTGAAAGTTGTGGTGGAATCTtgtaatgttcagtttttttgttgaaaatgttttcaatgtttagaaaaaaagaaaaacagtgaaacTGTTAGGGGCAATTCTTTGTAATGCAGGGATGTGGGTGTTAACTTGTGTGATCCTGTTGTGATAAAATGTTTAAGCTTGTATAATTGTTTTCATATGACAAAGTTATGGGTCTATTTTCCAATTGAAATAAATCTTAATCATACCCCTGAGAttgttaacattttgtttttgcttcttagtcaaacaaattatgtttttagtcaatagtatttttatgttatgcTTTATATCTCAAGACGTTATTACCATAATAttaaacttttccttttttattgttttcatacaGTCTTGACTTTACGTGCCCAAAATCAGTTCTTGGGCATTATTGCACCAGTTTCTCCTTTCACATTAATCACTGGTGTCTCCTCCACAGACCGTCAAGGCCAAATAGATTCATAATGTCTTTTCCTGTGCGGCTTCTGTCCCTAAAGCTTCTGTAACTCAATGCAATTTGTCACTGAGCAATTCTTTCATTGAtacaactgaaaaaagaaaaaaaaaacatatttaa is a window from the Channa argus isolate prfri chromosome 16, Channa argus male v1.0, whole genome shotgun sequence genome containing:
- the lingo2b gene encoding leucine-rich repeat and immunoglobulin-like domain-containing nogo receptor-interacting protein 2b gives rise to the protein MTEGNVGKRDMRHPALHHCHLFLGGALLLLLASSALCCPARCECSAQSKSVSCHRKRLATIPEGIPIETRVLDLSKNKLRLITPENFSSFQQLEDLDLSDNLISVVEPGSFRSQLALRSLNFCSNLLQLIPAGVLSGLTNLTRLDLSHNRLVVLLDHAFQDLRRLSSLEVGDNELVFISQRAFTGLLGLQSLTLERSNLTVVPTDALAHLHSLVELRMRYLSINFLKPFSFKKLSHLRRLEIDYWPWLDTLSPLSLNGLNLTTLFITNTNLSAFPGAALHNLPYLTHLNLSYCRIHHIHQGDLGQLPHLLELRLQGAQLVSIEPFAFVGLTSLQLLDVSQNRLDSLERGVFASTSSLQRLCLGGNPLVCDCRLLWLLNSHKPTSLQIQDAQPECSAPEHLLGKTLRDLKEPLVSRYMTCTKPRIGPNMTQLLMADEGQLVRLSCMAEGAPRPSVVWITPHRRYVTAKSSGRVEVQPDGTLEIKAVELHDSGVYLCIASNPAGNASLSASLAVKSLGIGDRFHNSSRSSNYLTDSNSTSGNGTVLYNMTVPIDIKTIIISTAMGCLSFLGVVIFCFLLLFAWSRGKGRHKSNFDIEYVPRKSNGGASEVTETSGPRRVNMKMI